A region of the Stieleria neptunia genome:
CACTTCGGTGCGTCCGGCGATCTGTTTCACGGTGCCACGATACGTCGGCGAGCTGCCGGTCGCCAGCGTGAACGAGACGTCCAGGACGTCGCGCTCGATTCGCTGGGCCGAGATCACGTGGCCGACGCTGCGATCGGGGATCAACAACTCTAGCACCCAGGGACCGGACAGGTCGGCCACGCTGACCAATAATTGCCCTCGTTGGACCGGACGGTCGGCCAATAAATCCTCGGGATCCCAGGTCAGAATCCGCCCGCCGATCGGACTCCGCACCTCCAGGCTGTCGCGCTGCTTGCGGACCAACGCGATCTGGGTCTGCAGACTCGCCAATTGCTGCTTCAATTCTTGCTCTTCGGCAGCCAACTGACCCGGGATTCGCGCCGATGGCTTGTCAAACCCGGTTTGAACACGCGCCGACGCGATCGCCAACAATCGTTTCTCCGTCGTCTGGTACTCGCCCTGCAACCGTTCCAATTCAAGTTCCAGATCTCGGCTGCGAAGCACCACCAGGACCTGATCGGCGGCGACCGATTCATCATGGCCGCCACGCACCTCGACCACTTCACCATCCACGGGCGCATAAATGTTGCGCCGGATCAGCGGTTGCGCTTCCCCTTGGGCTGCCACGTAATGGGTCGCCGGAATCACCCGCAAGGCCACGATCGCCAGCACCACGGCCGCCGCGGCGATCACCAGTTTTCGCCGTTGTAAATTTCCATAACGGACCGTCCGACGCAGCCAACGGGCCAGCGACAGCAAGGGCAGCGATTGGTAGTCGATCGCGTTGCGGAGCGCGGAACTGCAAAGGTTGGCGATGCGGACGATTCGCGCTTCCGAAGCCGGGTCGATCGACGCGTCGAACTTTTCCAACACCAACATGCCGACCAGCGACTCCGCGGCATCGCCGGCGGCGTCCGACGGCGCCAACAACGGCACCACGTCGATCGATTGCGAGTGTGAATCGTCGGCAAACGCACACAGCGGTTGTTCCAATTGGGGCGGGAACTGATCGGTCGTCCCCCGGTATCGCAACCACTGTCGCGACGGTTCGACCGCTTTGGCCAGGTCTTCCATCGAACGCACCAGGTCCGAGCGGCGATCGAGGGTGTCGACACCGCTGGTCGCAATCGCGGTCAAACGACCACGAACGGGAACCAGCAAACTGGCCCGGTCACAGTCGATGAACCAACGCCCGTCGTTGACCAATTGATACGCCGTGTCCTGCAGGTCCAAGCTCGCATGGGCACGCTGGCACAACGCTTCATATTGACGCCATCGATCGACCGCCACTTGAAGCTCCTTCAACCGCTGACGCCGCAAACAGTCGCCCGCTAAATCGGCGACGATCGCCAGCAATCGTTCACTTCCCGTTCGAGCGGCGGGGCTGACCGAGTTGGACTGAACCACTTCGATGACACCGATCACGTCACGGTCGATTCGCAGCGGCGAACCGGTCCAATCGTATGCCTCGTGAAGGCCGTCCGGTCGTTGCCGAGGTCTCTGGGGCCGGTCGCCCGTCGCCATGGCGGGGGGGATCGCGGCCGATTGTTGCCGGCCGCTGTCGAGTACCGATCGCAAGAATCGCGTATGGCTCTCACTCGCGGTCAACGCCGCATCCGGCAGGCCCGCGTCAACCGTCGCCTGGCACAGCGACTGCAACCC
Encoded here:
- a CDS encoding HlyD family secretion protein; the protein is MTSSPEQCGEEWGEIEQFVAEISELSQTSDSLHAFAAEALDRTIELLGAAGGGVWMMDEQAGLQSLCQATVDAGLPDAALTASESHTRFLRSVLDSGRQQSAAIPPAMATGDRPQRPRQRPDGLHEAYDWTGSPLRIDRDVIGVIEVVQSNSVSPAARTGSERLLAIVADLAGDCLRRQRLKELQVAVDRWRQYEALCQRAHASLDLQDTAYQLVNDGRWFIDCDRASLLVPVRGRLTAIATSGVDTLDRRSDLVRSMEDLAKAVEPSRQWLRYRGTTDQFPPQLEQPLCAFADDSHSQSIDVVPLLAPSDAAGDAAESLVGMLVLEKFDASIDPASEARIVRIANLCSSALRNAIDYQSLPLLSLARWLRRTVRYGNLQRRKLVIAAAAVVLAIVALRVIPATHYVAAQGEAQPLIRRNIYAPVDGEVVEVRGGHDESVAADQVLVVLRSRDLELELERLQGEYQTTEKRLLAIASARVQTGFDKPSARIPGQLAAEEQELKQQLASLQTQIALVRKQRDSLEVRSPIGGRILTWDPEDLLADRPVQRGQLLVSVADLSGPWVLELLIPDRSVGHVISAQRIERDVLDVSFTLATGSSPTYRGTVKQIAGRTEVLDQQQASTRVLVSVPNEATELLRPGTTIKAKFDCGRRSLGFVWLHELYETVRGWILF